The following are encoded in a window of Carya illinoinensis cultivar Pawnee chromosome 15, C.illinoinensisPawnee_v1, whole genome shotgun sequence genomic DNA:
- the LOC122297349 gene encoding abscisic stress-ripening protein 1-like, with amino-acid sequence MAEEHHHHNLFHHDKDGSEQKPVDYEKEEKHHKHHEHLGELGAAAAGAYALHEKHGAKKDPEHAHKHKVEEEIAAAAAVGAGGYVFHEHHEKKEAKKEEKEAHGKKHHHLF; translated from the exons ATGGCTGAGGAGCACCACCACCACAACCTCTTTCACCACGACAAAGATGGATCAGAACAAAAACCTGTTGATTATGAGAAGGAAGAGAAGCACCATAAGCATCACGAGCACCTAGGCGAGCTTGgtgctgctgctgcaggagcttATGCCTTG CATGAGAAGCATGGGGCAAAGAAAGACCCAGAGCATGCGCATAAGCACAAGGTAGAGGAGGAGATTGCAGCAGCGGCCGCAGTAGGAGCAGGCGGCTATGTGTTCCATGAGCATCATGAGAAGAAAGAggcaaagaaagaagaaaaagaggctCATGGAAAGAAGCACCACCATCTCTTTTAA
- the LOC122297348 gene encoding uncharacterized protein LOC122297348 has translation MAEEKRHHGLFHRHKDDEEKPVDNVYSETGNYSTDGPGGYNRPGKTDYSGSDTTDYSGSDRPGGYSDTTAYSGSDRPGGFSETTAYSGDRPGGFNETNAYSGDRPSGYSETTAYNDSDRPGGYKNTTDYPDSDRPAGYKDTNEEGVDYDKEKKHHKHLEELGGLGAAAAGAYALYEKHESKKDPENARRHKIEEEVAAVAAVGAGGFAFHEHHEKKEANEEEEEAQGKKKHHLFG, from the exons ATGGCTGAAGAGAAACGCCACCATGGCCTCTTCCACCGCCACAAGGATGATGAAGAGAAGCCCGTTGATAATGTCTACTCCGAGACTGGTAATTACTCCACTGATGGCCCTGGTGGCTATAACCGTCCTGGGAAAACTGATTACTCCGGTTCTGACACCACTGATTACTCCGGTTCTGACCGTCCCGGTGGGTACTCCGACACCACTGCTTACTCCGGTTCTGACCGCCCTGGTGGGTTCTCTGAGACCACTGCTTATTCTGGTGATCGCCCGGGTGGCTTCAACGAGACCAATGCTTACTCCGGCGATCGCCCAAGTGGCTACAGCGAGACTACTGCTTACAACGATTCTGATCGCCCTGGTGGGTACAAGAACACCACTGACTATCCCGATTCTGATCGTCCAGCTGGGTACAAGGACACCAACGAGGAAGGCGTTGACTACGACAAGGAAAAGAAGCACCACAAGCATCTCGAGGAGCTTGGCGGGCTCGGTGCTGCCGCCGCTGGTGCTTATGCTTTG TATGAGAAGCATGAGTCAAAGAAAGACCCAGAGAATGCACGCAGGCATAAGATAGAAGAGGAGGTTGCAGCAGTGGCTGCAGTTGGAGCTGGTGGATTTGCCTTCCACGAGCACCATGAGAAGAAGGAGGCaaatgaagaggaggaagaagctCAAGGAAAGAAGAAGCACCACCTTTTTggttga
- the LOC122297821 gene encoding thioredoxin Y1, chloroplastic-like has translation MAVSVSTSTIPSLNSGCSNRFAAPSSSSSSLQFPLRVPQIRIGTTGLWSPSRPRVLLVKATKQTFSSFDDLLANTDKPVLVDFYATWCGPCQFMAPVLNEVSARLKDKIQVVKIDTEKYPSIADKYRIEALPTFIIFKDREPYDRFEGALTADQLIQRIENTLKVKQ, from the exons ATGGCGGTTTCGGTTTCGACGTCGACAATTCCTTCGTTGAATTCGGGGTGCTCTAATCGTTTTGCCGCTCCGTCTTCTTCGTCGTCTTCTCTGCAATTCCCTCTACGGGTTCCGCAAATTCGAATCGGAACCACGGGGCTGTGGTCTCCTTCACGCCCTCGAGTCCTTTTG GTCAAAGCCACCAAGCAAACATTCTCCTCCTTTGACGATTTGCTGGCTAATACTGATAAACCTGTATTGGTTGACTTCTATGCTACCTG GTGCGGTCCTTGTCAATTCATGGCTCCCGTCCTCAATGAAGTCAGTGCTCGGTTGAAAGATAAGATCCAAGTGGTGAAAATAGACACCGAGAAGTACCCTAGCATCGCTGATAAGTACAGAATAGAAGCATTGCCTACTTTCATCATATTTAAGGACAGAGAACCATATGATCGCTTT GAGGGTGCTTTGACTGCAGATCAGCTCATCCAACGAATCGAAAATACTCTGAAAGTTAAGCAATAG